The Bacillota bacterium genome has a window encoding:
- a CDS encoding carbohydrate ABC transporter permease, translating to MYRPKRTRCDIIFDVCLYFLMVILLVIFLYPIWDTIVVSLSSPKFVKKLGFRLLPDDFTLASYKEVFKDDIIAIGYMNTLIRVIIGTTLTVLITYCGGYALTKKSLPFRRTILLFILFTMFFSGGLIPSYLLMKKLGLIGSRWALILPMTTSAWNLIIARNFIKTIPESLEESAFIDGAHPLIVVFRIMMPLSMPIIAVLALWSAVGHWNSWFDALIYVRSRDKMVLQLVLRKILIDQDEELMKGGALVFMQDDTSPETVKAATIIVSIAPIICFYPFLQKYFVKGVLIGSVKG from the coding sequence CTATATGGGATACTATTGTCGTATCCTTGTCAAGTCCTAAATTTGTAAAAAAATTGGGGTTCCGTTTACTCCCTGATGATTTTACTTTAGCTTCCTATAAGGAAGTATTTAAAGACGATATTATTGCTATAGGGTATATGAATACACTAATAAGAGTGATAATTGGTACTACTTTGACGGTTCTTATCACATACTGTGGAGGGTATGCTCTTACCAAAAAGAGTTTACCATTCAGAAGGACGATTTTGCTTTTCATACTGTTTACCATGTTTTTTAGCGGCGGTTTAATACCATCGTATCTACTGATGAAAAAGCTTGGATTAATTGGGTCCCGGTGGGCTTTGATTCTGCCAATGACTACATCAGCATGGAATCTGATTATTGCAAGGAATTTTATTAAGACAATTCCTGAATCACTTGAGGAATCGGCATTTATTGATGGTGCCCATCCGTTAATAGTAGTGTTCAGAATAATGATGCCGCTGTCAATGCCTATAATTGCAGTCCTGGCACTGTGGTCGGCAGTTGGACACTGGAATTCCTGGTTTGATGCGCTGATATATGTAAGGTCTAGAGATAAAATGGTACTTCAGCTTGTATTAAGGAAAATACTTATCGACCAGGATGAAGAATTAATGAAAGGCGGGGCACTGGTTTTTATGCAGGATGATACATCTCCTGAAACTGTTAAAGCAGCTACTATTATAGTGTCTATAGCACCAATTATATGTTTCTATCCATTCCTTCAGAAATATTTTGTCAAAGGTGTATTGATAGGTTCAGTAAAAGGTTGA